The genome window AATTATTGTCCACCACACTGTATGCCATCTTGAATGACTGTATCTAGCAGGATACAAACCTAATTCAGACCCTAAAAAATTAGATACAGAGACAAATTCACAGCTTCCTGCTTTAATATCATTAACTGCAAAATCCACCCCAAGACCACTCCATTACACCTCCTCTTTAATGTACGTCTCAGTAGTTTCCATCCAAACAGCTCAATAAGCTGACTGAGTTCAACTCATATGAATGTACTTTTCCTTTCCATTATGTTCAGACTTTTCACCTGAAGAACATCTTTTCTACACGTTCTCTATAATCATGATTCACCAAATGGGGCCAGTTGTCCCCCATTGAACTGGGCTGctggatttgctgctttctgaCGACATTATAGACTTGAACCCGTTGTAGATTGGAGCCACACTGTAAACGAACTACCACGCTCACTTATTTACTGTAAACAGTATCCCATCAGCCCCTGCACTGTCATGGTACAACTGCAGCCCACCCTGTTGTCACTCAGCCTGAGATCTTGTCTtttcatgctgttgttgttgaacaTTTAGAGCTGACCCAGTTGGTGGTTCACTCCGGCACATTTCAGCCATGACGTGAATCTGTGTTCactccctcctgctcttccAATGCCTTCTTGcctgctctctgtttttttgcaCGATATAAAACCCCATTGTAAGAAAACTGTCCTGAGTGGTTGTCCGTCACTGACGGGACAACATGCCGTAACACATACTGCCATTGTGTTAGCGCTAGCCTTGCCATTTTTTCCTTTCCATCTGTgttttgtcctgtgtgtgcgtatgtgcgtgtgtgatgcATGACTGTTTTTATCAAGTTAACATCAGTCTGAGTTGGgatctgtctgtccctctttgctcatcctctctctctttttgctctcaCCAGGCTGGTTCAAGCAGTCCAAACCACAACCTGATATGGAAAGTTTATGGAAATAGACTGTAATCAGATGTGTGTTGCTAGACATTGTAGCTGCACCGGGCaagatttttaatgtaaatttaCTTAGGAAATTGCAGCATATCAGTGTAATAAAACAGCTCTACACTTCTATAGCAGTAAATCCTCTGGAATACAGCTGCACAGATCAGTTGGCCATCCAGTTCAGACGTtgtgctttttctctgtgttgaagTCTCAGTCTTTCAGCCAGTCCTCACTATGATCTGGAGCTGCCAGTGTGTGAAATGACCTCGTGTAGCTGTAATGGGAGATGACAggttgtgtttgtctttgagaTGAATGTTTTTCCAGGTTGAGGTTTGGTCTGCCGTGATATGAGAAGGTCTGCTGTCTTCTTACACAAACATACGCACAATCTAGTGTCCAGATGCCTGTACACTAGCACTTTGTAGAGTTAGCAAAGTTGTATTAGGTGTGCTTTGCCTCGCTTCCTTCATCCTTCACAAATGTTTTACTCTTCAGTGAACAGCTCTGTTGTGTGTGACTCTATAGGACTGACATACAATTTATAATATTCATTAATGATAAATGAGTTTTGAGACAGTAGAACATTTATATTGAAGATCACTCTTGTATTTAGTTTGGTATAAACCAGGATTTCGCCATGATGTATACTTAGTATGCGCCACTGAAACagtgtatattatatatttttgtggGCTTAGGGACATTCTAGGTCTCTGCTTCTATGTTTTATATGGGAGTCCTGCTGGTCCTCTGTGTTCAATTCTCATCATCTTCCAGAAAGTCTATAAATCCGTCACTTCTTTATTCTGCTGTCTCATGGCTTTGGATGAATAATTATAGTTCCTGAAGTCACAGAGTTTGGACCTGTGTGTAAATGATGTGATACATAACTGCACTTTATATAGGGGTGTGTACATATATGATAAATCATTATATAGAGATatataaacagagagagagagagcaaataaCATGCTTTATGCTGCCCATCTAAACGACAGCTGTTAACTGTGTTTGTGACGTAACATTGTGTCATGCGAACTAGTCTCCTGTGTGATCTTCATTGAACTGAAGCTCCAGTAATCTAATGGTTTCACAGAGCAGTTGACATGTGGATTGTGGGTtaaatgaaagcacagatgTTGAGTTGTGGCTGTTGGTTTCTGCTGGGCTTTAACAGTCAAAACTGACCAGTTATTTTTCAGGAATGTTAGTCTTGATggctttgtgtatttttcttcattttggttttgttcaaaTTATTTTAAGGGACAGAGATGATATGAGCATCCCAACTGTAAAGACTTGGACATTCATGGCTCCATATAGGGGTTATGTGTTCAGATACTGGTTGGTTAACACTCCTCCTCATCAATGTATCAGACTCATTGCCAAGGATGGCTAATGAAAACACTGCGGTGTTAAGAAATGATGGTTATCCATAAGTGTTTGAAAAATCACCCATCCAAAGGTCCATAATTATCTGATTATGTACAGGTTGTTGTACAATGGATCAATGTTAATTCTTCAAGCATCTTAAAAATACTGATTCATTTGATcatgattttttcttttgtctgcacatttaaaacagctgcttgaGAAGCAGTTTGCTTCGACTGTGATGTAAGATGATGCTTTGTTGTTCAGGCGTTGAGTTTTCAAAGCGCTACTGTAAAGTGACAAATGGAATGATGTTGTTCATGAAGGCATTGTGTGGTGGCATGCCTATTCTGTCATTTTGTACTCAGGTGTGCTTTGTTTGGTCAGGCTTCCTctaatgtgtgtgaaaatcaatTTTCGACATGCTTCATTTGTTCAgatacagcaaataaaaaaatggatTATGAGCAGATGTTTTCTCATAGTGATGATTCCCCTCACACTCCTGTTTCAGCATTAAACCTGATTTTGTAAAAGTAGACGATATATTAATAAAGATTCAATTCTGaaatgactgtttgtgtttttctttactctTTTTATGAAATCAGCAAAGAGATTGATCATGTGATTGTAAGAGTTGCAGTGTTACAATACATATATACTGTCCTGGCAGCTGAGGAAGAATTCACCTCAGTTGTGAATGCTGCCTTCATGTGCTCCATGTAAACTTCAGCCATGTTTGGCATACTTGATACACATTCACTGATTATTATATGATGTTTTTCTcttaaaaatatacatacatacatgtttgtaCATCTATTTACTCACACTGGTATAACACATACCTGTACATATCTGAGGGCATACATTCTGTTTACTATATGATTAAGTAATCATCACCTGTCATTAACAAACACCTTGCCATACCAATATTAGAGAGCAGCTATGGTGCATAGTTAACTTTAATCACctaaatgcagctcaaagtgcattacaacaaacaaatgacatgaaccaagtgtttgaaataaaaaaggcGATACAAAATGGACATAAAACATTGCTAGAATGCCATAATTGtaaaatatgtgtaaaataaactagagaaaaaaaagcccacttaatattaataaaaataagagaaaaattaaagatgaagatgaagaagaaagatgaaattagaaaacattaaatgcataacataaaatgcatctttttctcCACTGTGTTTACACAGTATGAAATTGAAATTACTTGTAATGTAATTAGTGGGAGGTGAATATTTTAAGCAATTCAGTTGCTGATTATTCTGGGTGAATTTCACCAACATAAATCTAAATGGGCTGAATacctgttttgttgttttattgtcaaAGTTAATCAAAGATGTGACTAAAAACAGCTAAGGAGACTTGATATGTTAAACTTCatgaccatttttttttttttacaactttgTTGTAAATATAGAGTTAGTATAGTGTTTTGGCCACTTTATAGAATTCAAAAATGCATGCAAAGAagtaacagaaataaatgaaaaatatgtccATGAGAATAATTCAAACAGTAATAATTATTTAAACAGTAATATAGACACACAGAATAAACAGATGGGAACAATTTAATGACAACCTAAAGTAATTTTGAGTGCATTTTCAAAGCCTTTGCGTTAACAGAGGATTCAGTAGTTTTGACATCGAGCTTCCATAcctttaagaaaacaaaaaacagaaaatgtgcatCTATTTGTATGAAATTAGGATAAAATATGTTAAAACTAAgacttttttgtttgtggaaatTATGGAAGCCAAATAGCTCGTTATGTTAACGCAAAGAAAAATCATTacatataataacaataatcgGGCTTTAAAAATGTGCGCTGTACCTTTAAGATTTACGTCACGTCGTAAAAGCGCCCTGCCGTAAATCGTCACGTGGAGACATCATGGATACTTGTGGGTCTGCTGTCGATAATGGACTTTTCTCCCTTTAGCTAGGTTGTGAACAGTCGTTGCTGTTTGTCTCCGCGGTGAAATAACAGGAAATGTTGTCCTGAAAACacctcagcagctgttttacCGCAGCAGCCCCGTGCGTGAGTGTTTCTGAgtgcgtgtgtttctgtgtctctctgggTGTGTGTATCTGCTCAGGCTGCCGCCTGCATCATGTTCGTGTTGGTGGAGATGGTCGACACCGTCAGGATCCCTCCGTGGAACTTCCAGAGACAACTGAACGAGGCCATAGCAGAGGAGCTGAACAAGAAACTGGCcaacaaggtgtgtgtgtgtgtgtgtgtgtgtgtgtgtgtgggggggggggggggggggggttatcaGTAGTTATCCTCCAGCTGCTACTGAAgactttctttatttctttatttgtatagATCACAAACACGCCTCATAGAATCTAAAATCTCTAGCGCTAAAACACACAGGTAGCATCAGGCAGGTGTGTTCTGAGGACTGAGCTtatgattcagtgttttgttctttgtatGTGAGGACAGAATCTTGTGCTTAAAGTTAAGGCAACACGTCTGTTTGGATTGTTGAGCGTCTGTTGTGGCAGTCAAGCCAAAGCCCCCGGTGTGATTTCCGAACTGTGACCTGCTCTCATCACCTCAGGTGGTCTACAATGTCGGCCTGTGCATCTGCTTATACGACATCACTAAACTGGACGACTCCTATATATTCCCAGGAGACGGAGCCTCACACACTAAAGGTGCCATGATGGTGACGTAGCTCTGAGCGGTGCTCTCTTATTTCCTCATGCGTCACCCATCAAGCCATGCACTGCGTTTTTACTGGTTTCAAGATTTTAGACACGTTTCAGAGTATTGCAACCTGATCGTAACTTGAGCCCTTTTCCTCTTAGTTTCGTggttttgatttgtttctctctgtcagttCATTTCAGGTATGTGGTTTTTCACCCTTTTCTCGATGAGATCCTGGTTGGCAAGATCAAGTACTGCAGCCAAGAAGGAGTCCATGGTAACTTatgttcttctgttttcagcctctttgATTCAGTCTCTGTTATTGTAATTGTCAGTTAATTGGACCGTTAATATGCCTCTGCACGGGTGACAGCTGTGGCCcgaggcattatgtttttgggtTGTCTGCATGTCCCATTTTTGTGAAGTCGTTATCTCAGGAAGAgagaatttcttcaaatttggcacaaacgtccACTTGGACTCGAGGATGAACTTAGATTTTAGTGTcagaggtcactgtgacctcaccaaacacatttttgaccataactCAAGAGTTCATGTGCAAattctgacaaaacacacaaatgtcacaTAGGATAAAATGACGAAGTGATGACGTGTTATGTTTATGTTTCACACTTTTCTGGATTTTGATGATCCTAATTAGTCAGCTGTAGCAGATAGCACTGTGTATCTACTGAATTTAGTCAGACATTTCTTACACATGTTCCTTACTTATAATTTCAGCGTCTAGAGTATTTATCATGAATTTGCAACCATTTAGCCAAAAGTAAAAGGTGGTCAAAAAAGTTTGCCTGGTGCATGCAGCACACTCAGATAGATCAGTCTTAGTCATATTCCGTTTTTATATAAAGTCGCTTAAATGTAGGAATGATAAGAAGATCTGGTTTATGAAAAACAAGTTAAGCTTCACTAAAAAGTTTGAATTGTgcttaaaaagagaaaacattaagAACGGTCTGCGCTCACATGTCCCTGCAGTCACCCGTACCAGATGACATAGAATCACTGACTGtatcctctctgtctcacagtGACGATGGGCTTCTTTGATGACATCCTCATTCCACCAGAGTCACTTCAACAGCCTGCAAAATTGTATCCTGACTGAAAgtaaacaggttgcttggtaacaggtgatcgtATCGTGATTGGGAAtaaaaggctcagtcattcacaagcaaggatggagcgaggttcaccactttgtcaactcatgattgtataaaggatgttactacatgagctcaggaacactttgtaaaactgttgtcagtaaacacagttttttatttgcaaaggattttatttgtgtttcaaaCGTCAGCATCCCTgctggaatcaggtttgtagGATTGAGTGTAACTGTTGGGCCGTCCTTAGCTACAGCCCCAGTGACGAAGCAGAGCAAGTTTGGCTTTGGGAGTATGAGACGGACGAGGGGGCCCATGACCTCTACATGGACCAGGGAGAGGAGATCCGTTTCCGGGTGACGGATGAAGTCTTTGTGGATACGTCGCCAACGGGCCCGGCCACTGCAGCGACGGACACACCGGCACAGCCGGGACAGTCGACGGCACCGCCTGCAGAGGAAAgcagggagaagaaggaggcgCCGTACACTCTGATTGTAAGAACACACTTCACgactgacacacattcacatcaccAGGACATCTGCTTGAATGTTTctcataaaaacattattttggcAGATTCTGGACTGAATGTGTCATAAATGGAGAGCTTGATGTAATTGTAATTGAAATTGCTCCCTTTGTTGGTGCATTGCTGCATATCTTGGCGTGTTAACACCACCTGCAGGTCAGTTGAATAGAGTGACTCCCAATCAGTGAAAAATGGCTCCATAGTGACATTAGAGGCATAAAACTCTACAGAGAACCTTTAACACAGTTCATTAAAGCAGATGTATGGGTACCATCGACTCCTGACCGGAGCACCTGTTGTGCCTCCTGTAAACCCTTCCGTCGTTgtgtaaagttaaaaaatgtccatatacCGGTTCCTCTTATTGCAAAAAGTACTTTATTAATTCTACAGTGAAAAATACAGCAGCTTGATTTACCTGAGtcaaaaaacacatattcaaATTTCGTGGCACAGCGGCAAAGACAGCGGTCAAAAACCTGTTTGCCCTTCCGGGTCAAACCCTTTCTAACAGGAAATGTCCCCTTAAATACCCATAGCGCCACCCCGTGGTCAAATAAACAGTCTCACAATACCACATTTGGCTCATACACTTGCCACAGATATGTCAGTATGCGCACATAAAGTGTGTTGGCCAATAGGTCACGGGAAATTGCAGAAGCAAAATGCcagagatgtgtttgtttttctcactcAGTGCACATCCTGATCACAAGTCTAAAAACATTTAGTGACTAATTCTTCAAAATGGCTGAAAACGCCacgtaaaacacacaaaacggGACAACCGCACTGACCCCCTGCACTGCTGTTTCAGGGGACCATCTGTGAGCCGGGCCTGGGGCTGCTGTCATGGTGGAACAATTAGCACCGCCGCGGATCAGCAGGATATTTGGTGGTTATGAACAGATCGACCATCGCGACTGATCGGCCGGACGAGGGACGGGCGGCTGGAGACACTGAACCTTGCTGTCAGGgttaaaaagacacaaagtcaCGCTGCTTTCTGGACCGCCATACTGTGGACGCAACGTGCCTGAGCCTGACGGTGTTTTAAATACTGCCCTCAACACACCAGCTTCATGTTTACAtgtaaaatatactgtatatttaacaAGATAATGACTGATGGACACTTAAATTCATTTGGTATGTTTCATGTGAGATTTTGACccccagttaaaaaaaaaacaaaataatgattaagTCTGTCATTATGTGAATCTTATCATTGCTTTATGATAGTCACAAATACACAGGTTACTAAATCTGACTTACTAGAACAGCTTTGTCAGGGAAGAATAAATGTGTTGCCTCACGATGTGAGAACACAGACTTGAGTTTTATGATTAGAGAATCAAGGTGGAGTGActtttttcttaaatatatatatatataaactgacCTGTGGGTCAGATTTCTGATGTATCATCATGATCCAAACGAAGGTAATGTGGCAGCAGTCTTTTTTTCTGGTAGGAGTCAAATTTGTCAAATTTAGAGTTCCcttttatttgaaatgtcacCTCCACCCTCATTGTCTGTGCACACACCCTCAGTTTATTTAACAGCcttgaaatattttgtattcctgtttttgtctcacaGTAAAAGGGCGTATCATCAGCTCGAGCGGTTTGTGAATTTGTGTGATTATAGGAAGTACATAAAAAAAAGGGATTAGTGACCAGCCTTTAAATCCCACAGTTTGAAGGGCAGCGAAGGACACAGAGCAGATCTGTGCTCTCGCTCTGTCACTCGGTCTTAGTttgcagctcacacacatacttgcATACTGTTTGTTGTCCAGGCAGGAAGGCAGCGGGCTAGTGTTTGTCTCAGTCACCTGCTGGGTAACGAGGTTGGCCTGCTTAAAGTTTTcatcaacaaaaacagagagcatGCATGTGACCCCGGACTCAGAAATATTGCCTACAGAATGCTTATAGCTTAAGAACAGGATGAAATAATTTACCATGTGAATAACTACTGTTACTGAGATACTGGCTCATACATGATGCGAACACCTCTGAGCATTTAAGCCGTATTTATGCTTTTTACTGAAACGTACGTATTTAGGGTAATGAACTTGTAAAATCCCAAATCCATAGTGTTACAGGGGTAAAGTCTTCCACATAAAGCATCCTTTAAAAGAGAGCAGGACAGGAAGAACCGCAGGAGGAGAGCAATGTGATAAACATCAGGACATCATGGCAAAGGCAAGAAACAGCTCTATACACTGAGCCCACTGTTACCCCAGCAGATTACATACGTGATAAGGAATGAAGAAAGTCATTTtctgcgcgcgcgcgcacgcacgcgcacacagtCGCATCACGCCATCGGAATCTCCGCCAGCTGCGCAGACTCAGCAGCCCCTCACGCCGTCACACCAGGGTTTTCCGTCGCTCTGCGCGGATTTGGTCgacttatttatttaattataaCGTTATATAATACACACCGACTTtgaagacacacactcactcacacacacacacaccgatcgTCCTCAAGTAAGtaacatttctgccaatatatGCATGTTGAAGTGCCCGCGCGCGCGCGGAGGGGGAGcgtgccagtgtgtctttgtttgtatTCTTTGCATGCTTGACCCGCTAAATGAAAGAGACATTTTATTATCATGGatctgtgattttgtgtgtaAGGGCTGATGGATGTAACGCCGCCTCCATCTCTGACCGCCTGCTGCTCTTTGTGAGCGGACCTCTCCACCTGCTTTTGTCCCAAGTTATTTTATCCACCAGCGTTGGTTTCATTTTCCTCCCTttcccccattttttttttttttttgataaaatcGCGGTGACGGTGGGGGTTCACTTCTTCACACGTTTCGTTACCGGATAAAATCAAAACAAGGGGAAAGTAAACAGGTGAATGTGTATCAATGCGCGTGAGATTTTATGGTTAGGTGTTGTGAGGAAAGTGAGGTGCATGGATTCAACTCTCGGGacaaactccacacacacacacacacacgttagcCGTGCCTTTTCGTATTGAGGGGCCGGGGAAGAGATCTGTCCTCGACCCGGACCAGAGGAGCCATGACCCTCTTAATTCTGTAGCGTCATTTCGGCGCATCCAGATGttctccagctgctgtctgtgagcGGATGTAAACTCTGAGCTGCTCTGTATGTCTGTGCCCGTTCACTACTTTCTCAGCACGGTGATTAATTATCATCATTACGGCAACAATGGCGCTGGAGCTCGGTGTTTGTCTGGACCTCTGTGCGCGTTATCATAACCCACGCCGTGGAGAGGCTGTGGTCATCCAGGCTGGAGTACTCCCGGAGGACATCTAATTGTTCTTTTGGGAACAGGGCACCACGTCACGAGCGCACCACTGAAGGCGGCGTGCTGCGGCGGTCCTGACGTCACGCCGCGTGCGGTGCTCCAGCTCGGCATCATCACAGAGGAGTGggcgtaaaaaaaaaaaaatcctataaacacacacccacGTATACATGTATAGATGGGCACGGTTGTTGTTGTCCGGATTGTGTTCTTTGCGTCCCTGAGGTGAATTCAACCTTGAAAACTGACAGGAGATCAGCCAGTTGCCTCCTTATTCTAACCTTGAGAATATCACTGTAGAGAGAAACCAGATTAAGGCGGCGAGGTCACCCGACTAAACGGGAATATGTAGTGGATTTTAGTATTAGCgaattaataatttaataactgcaacaaaatcaaaaagagagacagaactaATGACCTCCCACATGTGTTGAATATTCACCGTCCAATGATCGCGCCCCGCCAAGTGGATGTGAAAAATTAATCTCCGCATGTATTAATACTGTGCTTCGGGTGGCTTCAGAGATAAACCTTGCATTATGGTA of Chelmon rostratus isolate fCheRos1 chromosome 17, fCheRos1.pri, whole genome shotgun sequence contains these proteins:
- the polr3h gene encoding DNA-directed RNA polymerase III subunit RPC8, translating into MFVLVEMVDTVRIPPWNFQRQLNEAIAEELNKKLANKVVYNVGLCICLYDITKLDDSYIFPGDGASHTKVHFRYVVFHPFLDEILVGKIKYCSQEGVHVTMGFFDDILIPPESLQQPAKFDEAEQVWLWEYETDEGAHDLYMDQGEEIRFRVTDEVFVDTSPTGPATAATDTPAQPGQSTAPPAEESREKKEAPYTLIGTICEPGLGLLSWWNN